In a genomic window of Salegentibacter salegens:
- a CDS encoding site-specific integrase produces MKPTDFSKYISDFVSRYLPHEKGVSNNTIIAYRDTFVLLIEFLQKEKKIKIEKLTLDKVTKKVILEYLDWLQNIRNCGNATRNARLAAIHSFYRFLQQESLEHLYQCQNILSIRFKRSQNKSITYLTIEAMKLLLQQPDHTTLKGRRDLALLSLMYDTGARVQEIIDLTPSMLRLDTPPVIKIIGKGKKARVVPMLDAQTGHLKNYLKENRLDTASANMYPLFFNSRKEKLTRAGIHYIVQKYFKKARAANKMMLPDKISCHSLRHSKAMHLLQAGVNLVYIRDILGHVSVQTTEIYARADSKQKRKALEKAYVNINPDETANWTKNENLMMWLKKF; encoded by the coding sequence ATGAAGCCAACTGATTTTTCCAAGTATATCTCTGATTTTGTATCCAGATACCTGCCCCACGAAAAAGGAGTCAGTAATAATACGATTATAGCATATCGAGATACCTTTGTTTTATTAATTGAATTCCTTCAGAAGGAAAAAAAAATAAAAATAGAGAAACTAACATTAGATAAGGTAACCAAAAAAGTGATCCTGGAATACCTTGACTGGTTACAAAATATAAGGAATTGTGGAAACGCTACCCGTAATGCCCGTTTGGCGGCTATCCACTCCTTCTACAGGTTCCTACAACAAGAAAGCCTGGAACATCTATATCAATGCCAGAATATTTTGTCCATTAGGTTTAAAAGATCTCAGAATAAATCTATTACCTACCTAACTATTGAGGCAATGAAACTGTTACTGCAACAACCCGACCACACTACACTGAAAGGCCGAAGGGACTTGGCGCTATTGTCTTTAATGTACGATACTGGAGCCAGGGTACAGGAAATCATTGACCTGACCCCATCTATGTTAAGACTTGACACTCCGCCTGTCATCAAAATTATTGGTAAGGGAAAGAAAGCCCGTGTGGTACCCATGCTGGATGCCCAAACCGGCCACCTTAAAAACTATTTAAAGGAGAACCGGTTGGATACAGCTTCTGCCAATATGTATCCATTATTCTTTAATAGTAGAAAAGAAAAACTCACACGTGCTGGGATTCATTACATTGTCCAGAAATATTTTAAAAAGGCAAGGGCAGCAAATAAAATGATGCTTCCTGATAAAATAAGCTGTCATTCCCTTCGACACTCTAAAGCAATGCACTTACTACAAGCTGGAGTGAACCTGGTGTATATTCGGGATATACTGGGTCATGTTTCCGTTCAAACTACAGAAATCTATGCCAGGGCAGATTCCAAACAAAAACGGAAAGCCTTGGAAAAAGCATACGTGAATATCAATCCGGATGAAACAGCCAACTGGACAAAAAATGAAAATTTGATGATGTGGCTGAAGAAATTTTAA
- a CDS encoding tyrosine-type recombinase/integrase translates to MKTKLGFKFTTGKIILFQIDQLAHQRNEKTKGITKEFTQKWGEERSNKSEIYRYDRIRHLALFSSYLCDIGIPSYIPKLPRHPKSTFVPYIYSSKEINAIFKAADELRLVQRNMHSSLMCMPALLRVLYATGVRIGEALVMTVEDVNLEENYLRIKDSKNGKERIIPISTSLVAVCKEYRHYREQLPYKDRLEYFFVGSNGTKCGQGVRSWFKKCLNNAAIYHTGENQAPRLHDLRHTFAVTSLACMAEAGVDLYASLPILSNYLGHGSLGATNHYVRLTANMYPDLIKEIDMTCLDVFPKYKNYEAN, encoded by the coding sequence ATGAAAACAAAGCTGGGTTTTAAATTTACTACTGGGAAAATTATCTTATTCCAAATTGATCAGCTAGCCCATCAGCGTAATGAAAAAACTAAGGGAATCACTAAGGAGTTTACCCAGAAATGGGGAGAAGAACGAAGCAATAAATCTGAGATTTACCGGTACGATAGAATAAGGCATCTTGCACTATTTTCTTCTTATCTATGCGATATTGGTATTCCCTCATATATACCTAAACTTCCCCGGCACCCTAAAAGCACCTTTGTCCCCTACATTTATTCATCAAAAGAAATTAATGCCATATTTAAAGCCGCTGATGAATTAAGGCTAGTACAAAGGAATATGCATTCCTCTTTAATGTGTATGCCGGCATTGCTTAGGGTATTATACGCAACAGGGGTGCGTATTGGAGAAGCCCTTGTCATGACAGTTGAAGACGTAAACCTGGAAGAAAATTATTTACGAATAAAAGATTCCAAGAATGGGAAGGAGCGAATTATTCCTATTTCAACTTCACTGGTTGCTGTTTGTAAAGAATATAGGCATTACAGGGAACAACTTCCCTACAAGGATCGCTTGGAATACTTCTTTGTTGGCAGCAATGGAACTAAATGTGGCCAAGGGGTAAGAAGCTGGTTTAAAAAGTGTTTGAACAATGCAGCTATTTACCATACGGGAGAAAACCAGGCCCCGCGTCTCCATGATCTACGTCATACTTTTGCGGTTACTTCTCTGGCTTGTATGGCTGAAGCTGGTGTAGACCTTTATGCTTCCCTGCCTATTCTTTCCAATTATCTAGGGCATGGATCATTAGGTGCTACCAATCATTATGTAAGGCTTACTGCCAATATGTACCCAGATTTGATCAAGGAAATAGATATGACCTGTTTGGATGTATTCCCTAAATATAAGAACTATGAAGCCAACTGA
- a CDS encoding tyrosine-type recombinase/integrase, protein MNEQIRAFNELMSEVGNYLESTHAYSGNTVGVYRRGWQRLKEFMVSHGIHNYDQKVEEQFLYYEFEGRKGRKLSKQEQFLANGTRKLTEFQATGQIKVPNLPPKKAPLVFDGVLGGAIVRFLDYKHREERLSAIRLHCYKRCLFLFLEYCNKNKIYAIKDIDLAVLLQYINTIDCGKTLIVPILSTLRGFLKYLFEQKLLGVDYSKKIPKYRIIGQPKLPSTYSKEEIEKLIVSVDRSSAIGKRNYAIILLAARLGLRASDISRLKFVNLHWDTSTIEIEQVKTGKELILPLLPDVGNAIIDYLKYGRAKSEEPCIFLSERPPYGYFSSSNVVTHIVQRAYIKAGINTKGKRFGPHSLRHSLGFRMLEESTVLPIISEVLGHKNTESTRYYLRIDLKSMQQCMLEVPPVSLDFYSQKGGVFYD, encoded by the coding sequence ATGAATGAACAAATTAGAGCTTTCAATGAATTGATGTCCGAAGTGGGGAATTACCTTGAATCCACACACGCCTATTCTGGAAATACCGTTGGTGTTTATCGAAGAGGTTGGCAACGACTGAAGGAATTTATGGTCTCCCACGGAATCCATAATTATGACCAGAAAGTTGAAGAGCAATTCCTTTACTATGAGTTTGAAGGTCGTAAAGGGCGTAAGCTTTCCAAACAGGAACAATTTCTAGCAAATGGTACGAGAAAACTCACCGAATTCCAAGCTACCGGCCAGATCAAAGTACCGAACCTGCCACCGAAAAAAGCTCCCCTTGTTTTTGACGGGGTTTTAGGTGGGGCAATAGTTAGGTTCTTGGATTATAAACACAGAGAAGAAAGGTTATCAGCTATCCGCCTGCATTGCTATAAACGCTGTCTTTTTCTTTTTCTGGAATATTGTAATAAAAACAAAATTTATGCAATAAAAGATATTGATTTAGCTGTCCTTCTACAGTATATTAATACCATTGATTGCGGAAAAACTTTGATAGTTCCTATTCTTTCAACGCTTCGGGGTTTTCTAAAGTACTTATTTGAACAGAAGCTTTTAGGAGTCGACTATTCCAAAAAGATACCCAAGTACAGGATTATTGGTCAACCTAAATTACCTTCCACATATTCCAAAGAAGAAATAGAAAAACTGATCGTATCAGTAGACCGGTCCAGTGCAATAGGAAAACGGAATTATGCCATTATTCTTTTGGCTGCTAGACTAGGACTCCGAGCTTCGGATATTTCCAGGTTGAAGTTTGTAAACCTGCATTGGGACACCAGCACTATTGAAATAGAACAAGTCAAGACAGGTAAAGAGTTAATACTTCCCTTATTGCCCGATGTTGGGAATGCGATCATTGATTATTTGAAATACGGAAGGGCAAAATCCGAAGAACCCTGTATTTTTTTATCAGAAAGGCCACCATATGGTTATTTTAGTTCAAGCAATGTGGTGACCCATATCGTCCAAAGGGCATATATAAAGGCTGGCATCAATACTAAAGGTAAACGGTTTGGCCCACATTCCTTGCGACATAGTCTTGGATTTAGGATGTTGGAAGAAAGTACAGTGCTCCCAATTATCTCAGAGGTACTAGGACATAAAAATACAGAATCCACACGATATTATTTAAGGATTGACCTCAAATCCATGCAACAGTGCATGTTGGAAGTTCCCCCGGTCTCACTTGATTTTTATTCACAGAAAGGAGGGGTTTTTTATGACTAA
- a CDS encoding response regulator: MFKKVLVAEDMDSINHAVASILNELNIPEITHAQYCDKAWLLAKKASQDDEPFDLLICDLSFKEDHRDEKTKSGKELIALLKSEYPNLKVLVNSIEDHPQTVKELWESGNIDGYVCKDRRGLKELKIAIEKLWKGETYNSPTIEKALNQNNLLVLNDFEINIVKFLSNGLTQDQIQEELKILSIKPSSKSAIEKRLKDLREEFNANTNPHLVSIMKDLQLI, translated from the coding sequence ATGTTTAAAAAGGTATTAGTTGCAGAAGATATGGACAGCATTAACCACGCTGTAGCATCTATTTTAAATGAATTGAATATTCCGGAAATAACTCATGCGCAATACTGTGACAAAGCATGGCTTTTGGCAAAAAAAGCTTCACAAGATGACGAACCTTTTGATTTACTTATCTGCGACCTTTCATTTAAAGAAGATCACCGCGATGAAAAGACCAAATCAGGTAAAGAACTCATCGCCCTTTTAAAATCTGAATATCCCAACCTCAAAGTTCTTGTAAATTCTATAGAGGATCATCCCCAAACGGTTAAAGAATTATGGGAATCTGGTAATATAGACGGCTATGTTTGTAAAGACCGCAGGGGTTTAAAAGAACTAAAAATAGCGATCGAAAAACTATGGAAAGGGGAAACTTATAATTCCCCAACAATAGAGAAGGCTTTAAACCAAAATAATTTATTAGTTCTGAACGATTTTGAGATCAATATCGTGAAATTTCTATCTAACGGACTTACCCAGGACCAAATACAAGAGGAATTAAAAATTCTGAGTATAAAGCCCAGCAGCAAAAGTGCGATTGAAAAAAGGCTGAAAGACTTGAGAGAGGAATTTAACGCCAACACTAATCCTCATTTGGTTTCAATAATGAAAGACTTACAATTAATCTAA
- a CDS encoding tetratricopeptide repeat-containing sensor histidine kinase, producing the protein MNLRPLFHTYSILSFFLLCSCTNEKMSSEPYEQTRTDSSFTYFEKGKNSKEIRDKISNFNKALQSIADKNDTLYPLLLDYKIYYHQRLKEYDSALFFADSLERLATFKKDTEWLALALYRKAVINRDLDDQKKAFLYAFEARKHYLQLGDSAKAARRSLEMAIAQSRMQDYTGSQESATEALRHLNKEKDLQYLSSAHNIIAIAYRNRGFYKDALKEYKNALRYASNLQDSLTYKNNIGLVYRDLKNYEEAISIFDDTYSKVSENDYKSRARYLNNLEFSKWLENNDKEVSSGLLKALQWRKSSNDYTGIISSYENLAKYYEKPNKNLALKYSEKWLNTGKENSNLQAQIDALKQLLVITPGDKDYISDYIQLSDSLKKINLQAKNTFAKIKFDEERKQQQISGLEASAALQALENQKIKTRNYILMFIAILVIAIAIFIVYFLKEKHKKEKILETHKTETRISKKIHDELANDVYNVMSSLEAIAPAETMDRIEHIYNRTRNISRENNEINTGEGYLDQLLSSLSSNCPRDARLILSGEKSIVWNALNTEKKLVIYRVLQEIMINMNKHSQASLVAIIFSSEKNLLKIQYSDNGIGVKKESLKSGNGVQNMENRIFSINGKLKFDTEQETGLKILIQIPI; encoded by the coding sequence ATGAACCTACGCCCCCTGTTTCATACCTATAGTATTTTAAGTTTCTTCTTGCTTTGCTCCTGCACCAATGAAAAGATGTCTTCTGAGCCTTATGAACAAACCAGGACAGATTCTTCATTTACCTATTTTGAAAAGGGAAAAAATTCCAAAGAAATCAGAGATAAAATCTCTAATTTCAATAAGGCACTTCAAAGCATCGCGGATAAAAACGACACTCTTTACCCGCTCCTCTTAGACTATAAAATATATTACCATCAGCGTTTAAAGGAATATGATAGCGCGCTTTTTTTTGCAGATAGTCTTGAGCGATTGGCAACTTTCAAAAAAGATACAGAGTGGCTCGCTCTTGCGCTTTACCGAAAAGCAGTTATTAACCGTGATTTAGATGACCAGAAAAAAGCTTTTCTATATGCTTTTGAGGCACGTAAACACTATCTTCAATTAGGGGATAGTGCAAAAGCGGCACGTAGAAGCCTGGAAATGGCAATAGCTCAAAGCAGGATGCAGGATTATACTGGAAGCCAGGAATCAGCTACTGAAGCTTTACGCCATCTTAATAAGGAAAAAGATCTTCAGTATTTAAGCAGTGCGCATAATATTATAGCTATTGCATATCGAAATCGGGGCTTTTATAAAGATGCCCTTAAGGAATATAAAAATGCACTTCGTTACGCTTCTAATTTACAGGATAGTTTAACCTATAAAAACAATATTGGATTAGTATATCGGGACTTAAAAAATTATGAGGAAGCAATTTCAATTTTTGATGACACCTATTCAAAGGTTTCTGAGAATGATTACAAATCCAGAGCAAGATATTTAAACAATCTTGAATTTTCGAAATGGTTAGAAAATAACGATAAAGAGGTTTCTTCAGGATTACTAAAAGCTCTCCAATGGAGAAAATCATCAAATGATTATACTGGAATTATATCAAGTTATGAGAACTTAGCGAAGTATTACGAAAAGCCAAATAAAAATTTAGCTCTTAAATATTCTGAAAAATGGTTGAATACCGGTAAAGAAAATAGCAATCTCCAGGCTCAAATAGATGCATTAAAACAACTCCTCGTAATTACCCCTGGCGACAAGGATTATATTTCAGACTATATTCAGCTTAGCGATAGTTTAAAGAAGATAAACTTACAGGCCAAAAATACCTTTGCCAAAATAAAATTTGATGAAGAACGCAAGCAACAGCAAATTTCCGGTTTAGAGGCTTCGGCAGCCTTACAAGCCTTAGAAAACCAAAAGATCAAAACCCGTAACTATATATTGATGTTTATAGCTATTCTTGTAATAGCCATAGCAATTTTCATCGTTTATTTTCTAAAGGAAAAACACAAAAAAGAGAAGATTCTCGAAACCCATAAAACAGAAACCAGAATCTCCAAAAAAATTCACGATGAGCTGGCCAATGATGTTTATAACGTGATGAGTAGCCTTGAGGCAATTGCACCCGCTGAAACGATGGACAGAATTGAACACATTTACAATCGTACCCGAAATATTTCCAGGGAAAACAATGAAATTAATACCGGGGAGGGATATCTCGATCAGCTATTGTCATCGCTATCTTCTAATTGTCCCAGAGATGCCAGGCTTATTTTAAGCGGTGAGAAAAGCATTGTGTGGAATGCTTTAAATACTGAAAAGAAACTTGTGATTTATAGGGTATTGCAAGAGATCATGATCAATATGAATAAACACAGCCAAGCAAGTTTGGTGGCAATTATATTTTCTTCTGAAAAGAATCTATTAAAAATCCAATATTCCGATAACGGGATTGGTGTTAAAAAGGAAAGCCTTAAATCAGGAAATGGCGTTCAAAATATGGAAAACCGTATTTTTTCTATAAATGGAAAACTTAAATTTGATACCGAACAGGAAACAGGATTAAAAATACTCATCCAAATTCCAATATAG
- a CDS encoding class I SAM-dependent methyltransferase encodes MTKKNKLKKPWPTKDAMAQIYENNLWGGNQSEFFSGDGSHNPKLINPYLASVTSFLKSFETQPVICDLGCGDFNIGKELMKYSKRYIAIDIVPDLIAHNRKTFKAENLEFHSLDIAKDNLPSGDCVILRQVLQHLSNAEIKSVVEKLYNYKYVILTEHLPEGNFEPNQDIISGQGIRLKKQSGVNLLAPPFNFKVVNEKQLLSINSSEFKGVLVTTLFTIR; translated from the coding sequence ATGACTAAAAAGAATAAATTAAAAAAGCCCTGGCCAACCAAAGATGCTATGGCTCAGATATATGAAAACAACCTGTGGGGCGGTAATCAATCTGAATTTTTCTCTGGCGATGGCTCGCATAATCCCAAGTTGATAAATCCGTATTTGGCAAGCGTGACTTCTTTTTTAAAATCTTTTGAAACGCAGCCGGTAATATGTGATCTGGGTTGTGGGGATTTTAATATTGGTAAAGAATTAATGAAGTACTCTAAAAGGTATATAGCTATAGACATCGTTCCAGATCTTATAGCGCATAACAGGAAAACATTTAAAGCAGAAAATTTAGAATTTCATTCTTTAGATATTGCTAAAGACAATTTGCCTTCTGGAGATTGTGTGATTCTAAGGCAGGTTTTGCAACATTTATCGAATGCCGAAATTAAAAGTGTGGTAGAAAAATTATACAATTATAAATATGTTATTCTAACCGAGCATTTACCGGAAGGAAACTTTGAACCCAATCAAGATATTATTTCCGGACAGGGAATCAGGCTAAAAAAACAAAGTGGTGTAAACCTTTTAGCACCGCCGTTTAATTTTAAGGTTGTAAACGAAAAACAGTTATTATCGATAAACTCATCTGAATTTAAAGGAGTTTTAGTAACTACTTTGTTTACGATAAGATGA
- a CDS encoding helix-turn-helix transcriptional regulator, which translates to MSLRQTIKRHYKIISLLRLRPMSYEEIQDEMMDDPESIEEKLLTSQRTFQRDLEDIASIHNIVIKCNRSTNKYYINEDVEETHSQRLRENFDLLNAIRLSKSFGNQLIFEERKPLGTHHLAGLLHASQNFLEVEFEYYKFWDTSISNRKVKPIALKEARNRWYLIAEDTKDDIIKNFSLDRIKNLEITKDKFKPIEYQTHEEFKNSFGIINGTDEDPVKVILSFTPREGRYVESLPLHHSQKLISSNDDEIRFSYFIRPTYDFKMEILSYGDQIKVIEPESLKSEIKKKLKSCIGNYE; encoded by the coding sequence ATGTCTTTACGCCAAACTATAAAACGCCATTATAAAATCATTTCTCTACTTAGATTACGCCCTATGAGTTATGAGGAAATTCAGGATGAAATGATGGATGATCCAGAATCTATTGAAGAAAAGCTACTAACTTCTCAACGTACTTTTCAACGAGATCTGGAGGATATTGCATCTATACATAACATTGTAATAAAATGTAATCGAAGTACTAATAAATATTACATTAACGAGGATGTTGAGGAAACGCATTCTCAAAGATTACGGGAAAATTTTGACCTTTTAAATGCTATTAGACTTTCAAAGAGTTTTGGAAACCAACTTATTTTTGAGGAAAGAAAACCCCTGGGCACCCATCATTTAGCGGGTTTACTACACGCCAGTCAGAATTTTTTAGAAGTAGAGTTTGAATATTATAAATTTTGGGATACTTCAATTAGTAATCGCAAGGTGAAACCCATTGCGCTTAAAGAAGCCCGGAACCGCTGGTACCTTATTGCAGAAGATACCAAAGACGATATTATTAAAAACTTTTCGCTCGATCGAATTAAAAACCTGGAAATTACCAAAGACAAGTTTAAGCCAATTGAATACCAGACGCACGAAGAATTCAAAAATAGCTTCGGAATAATAAACGGCACAGATGAAGATCCGGTTAAGGTTATCTTATCGTTTACACCCAGGGAAGGCAGGTATGTAGAATCACTTCCACTACATCATAGTCAGAAGTTAATTTCTAGCAACGATGATGAGATCAGGTTTAGTTATTTTATTCGTCCTACCTACGATTTTAAAATGGAAATACTCTCTTATGGCGACCAAATAAAAGTAATAGAACCGGAAAGCCTAAAATCCGAAATCAAAAAGAAATTAAAGTCTTGTATAGGCAACTATGAATAG
- a CDS encoding YqiA/YcfP family alpha/beta fold hydrolase, translated as MNILYLHGLNSKLSDEEREVLKKYGQVFSPDINYSDKHFQPDLILKEFPNTEVNVVMGSSMGALNAYAISEIIGRPALLFNPPLVKYSEISHHGASPEDIYRKNNISNSGQASAQFNLDYRVEFSHKFTRGLSPKQIVLGGSDDVVHAAETLNFLGQNLQKSELDIKVLPELGHRIPIDVFTDQVKKFFKDICA; from the coding sequence ATGAATATACTTTACCTACACGGACTTAATAGTAAATTAAGTGACGAAGAAAGAGAAGTACTGAAAAAGTACGGCCAGGTTTTCTCACCTGATATCAATTATTCAGATAAACATTTTCAACCCGATCTTATCCTAAAGGAATTCCCGAATACAGAAGTCAATGTAGTTATGGGAAGTAGTATGGGCGCATTAAATGCTTATGCTATTTCAGAAATTATCGGCAGACCGGCTTTATTGTTTAATCCGCCTTTGGTTAAATACAGCGAAATAAGCCACCATGGGGCAAGCCCAGAAGACATTTATAGAAAAAATAATATTTCAAATTCAGGACAAGCCTCGGCGCAATTTAATCTCGATTATCGAGTAGAATTCAGCCATAAATTTACTCGCGGACTATCTCCAAAACAGATAGTACTGGGAGGAAGTGACGATGTGGTGCACGCAGCCGAAACCCTGAACTTTTTAGGACAAAACCTGCAAAAATCAGAATTGGACATCAAAGTGTTACCGGAATTAGGTCATCGAATTCCTATAGATGTTTTTACTGATCAGGTTAAAAAATTCTTTAAAGATATATGTGCTTAA